The nucleotide sequence ATACGATCttataataagaataaaagatatttttcgATCAATTTCTTCACCCTTCATTTTTCGAGAATCAGAAAAAGACTTTTTCAAGTGGACTAGTGACTGGAGTGAAGTCATAACAAGGTAACCGTACTGGAAGATCCGGAAGATCCGGTTGGATCATCTCTTTTTCAGAGAGAGCTAATGCTTTCTGGATATTTAGGTTTGACTTAGCTTCAAACCCAAAGTCCATGAGCTTATTATCCTAGGTCGGAACAAGTTGATAAAATCCTCTTTTACGCCTCTGCTGCCACACTtaagaaataattaatataaacacaagtctacaaatttttattaaatgtttataaaattatattgcaTATAACCTCTAAAATCTCAGGACCTACAATGTTAAGTCGTAGTAATTAGAGTAAAAGTAAAAGTTAACTTTCAGCAGCTCCACCTGCTCAAACAATGGAGCTTGACAAATGGTAAAGCATATATCTTTGTCACACATGAAACACATAATTGCTCAAAAACCACACCACACCATTAATTTGTTGTTCCATTAACGTTTGATGGCTTGAATGTATGGCTCTTCTACCTTAATCTTTATAGGTTTAAGCTTATGGAATCTGTTTTGTTTGATATTCACATGAGCTATCAAGTTCAGATTATATATTGTCTGATAAATTCTTGGGTcaaagaaatttttaaaattttggtgggACAAGAACATTAACTACTTGGTATATCACACAAAGGcagttttaaacttttaattcaTGTTATTCACAGTTCTCTTAATGAATGTATAGTAACAGTCTCAAGTACTTATGGTCAACTATATAGTTCAAATCTAATGGTTTGATAAATTTGAAAGCTTTGCCAGtttagatcatcatcatcattcatcaGTACTCAGTAGCTATGAAGTGGAAGCCAGAGAGGAACAAGAATTGACTACATCACATCACTTACTCTCACTCTCCATCTCTTGAGCGTGAGCTTCAGTCTCTCATGCTTAGTTTGACACACGCGCCCCTATCAATAGCTTTGAAATAAGCCACACATACGCCTATGAATTGCTAGATGCTAGAAAGAAGTctataagagagagagatagagagcgCTTACAGTCAAAGTCTGACATcaaaatctttgaaatttcgAATTTGAATTTCCAAAGAAAAATAATCTCATTATGTACAGTAAATGCTTTCAATTTAGCAGGAAGGGATCTGATTGatagttttttgttttcttctgtttccCCCTCTGTCACTCCactatagcaaaaaaaaaaagaaaagcgaCATCAcattacatattaaaaaaaaaaacttagaatgagaaaaaagaaaaccatTTCTTCACCATTGTTGATGGAGTGAGAAACCTCCTTCCCATCTCATTTCTTGTTTCTCTTCaaagaatgattttttttctttcttcttgatACTAAAGCTACACAACCCAATAAGGTCAAATGAATTTGTAGGTTGCATGTTAACTTACCCTTCAAGTCTACATCTTTTATCAACCCTTTAGATTCTCTCTTTTGTTCTTATCCTTTCACATaaagaatagaaaaaaaaatcagatcttTCCTTCTGCTTTTCCACAAAGTTGGAACCTTTGAGAAGCTATGGATCGAAGAGAAGCAATGGGCTCTTACTACATCCAGAGAGGCATGCCTGGTCCTggccctcctcctcctccttcgcAAACTCAACAGCCATTTCAGGGGTCACAAGGGTTTCACCATTTCTCCAAccccaattaccagactcaaggAGGCGGCTCCACTGGGTTCGTGTCTCCTCCTTTGCAAATGGAGTCTTCTCCGGTTGATTCTTCAGCGgtggctcctcctcctcctcctactTCCGGTGAGACGTCTCTGAAGAGGAAGAGAGGGAGGCCAAGGAAATACGGACAAGACGGTTCTGTTTCCTTGGCATTGTCTCCTTCAGTGGGCTCCTCCATGTCTCCAAACTCGAACAAACGTGGTCGTGGTAGACCTCCTGGCTCCGGCAAGAAGCCTAGACTTGCTTCCATCGGTAATAACCCCTCTCTCTTCAGTTATGGAGATTGACTCTGTATACTGTAGAAAGTTTTGAGCTTTATAGTTTATGAGCACTTTGCTGGATAGCTTAATgacttattattaattaattaaagctttaatttttttttaaatgtcaagTGTGGTTTTTTCGAATTCAatattataatcttttattaCAAGACCCCTCTCTTAAGTTATATGTTAACTAAAGTTTGTGTCctgatgtgattttttttttttgttctgtaaGGTGACTTGATGCCTTCATCGTCAGGGATAAGCTTCACGCCGCACGTAATCGTAGTTTCAGTTGGTGAAGTATGTCTTCTTCCTCTAGTCTCAATCTTTCAACACTACTCATCTTCTTTTATGTTTCTTGAgatggtcttttttttttgttgtttctcaGGACATAGCATCAAAAGTACTGTCTTTTTCTCAGCAAGGTCCAAGAGCTATCTGTGTATTATCCGTTATTGGTGCAGTCTCTACTGCAACTCTTATTCAACCAGCACCGTCCCATGGAGCTATAACCTACGAggtttgttattattattattattattagtatcCTCAATGCTCTAGAAGATTACTCATGCTGGTGTTGTATAACCTATGATCTATAGGGCCGTTTCGAGCTCGTATCTCTATCACTTTCTTATCTGAACTCAAATGACAATGACTACTCAAACCGCACTGGAAACCTAGCGGTCTCACTCGCTAGCTCTGATGGTCGTGTCATTGGTGGTGGAATTGGTGGGCCTCTAATAGCAGCAAGCCATGTTCAGGTAAAAGCTGCTTTGTAAAGCTTCTTTagagattcatttttttttttaaataaaacttgtGTGTTGTGCCTCCTTAATAGGTTATCGTTGGAAGCTTCCTTTGGGCAGTTCCTAAAGGGAAGATTAAAAAACGAGATGAAGATGTCCAGGACACTGATGCTTTGGAGAACAACAATGACAACACGGCAGCACCAGCGTCGCCTCCTGTTCCTCAGAGCCTTGTTCAGACTCCTGTAGGCATGTGGTCAACCGGTTCGAGATCGATGGATATGCATCACGCTCATATGGACATTGATCTAATGCGCGGATGATGATGATTCATGTGTGTATATAAATAACCATTGAAAATCTAGGAGAAGAAGACTTTAAGCTAACCTCTCTTAGAGAATTGTCTTTTGGTTTTATGCCTAGGAAACAAAAGACTTGTAGTGATTTTTCAGAACTCATGTGTgtttggtttcatattatatgtttattgcATTCTACAACATACAGTCTGTTTTAGCAGGAAGTCTTTTAAAGAAGTTAACCAGACCGGGAGGTGTCTTTCGCCTGAGTCTTGGATGTCTCATGATGTATAACCCAGCGAGAAGAACAAAAACCTTAAAGGGGACAACATACAAAATCACAGAAGAAACCAAACATACCACCATGAAGATGGACGTTGCTCTTGGATCTCTCCAGCTTAACAGAGCTTGAACTCTCTCTCCTTGACCAGCTATATCTCCCACGAGCGTCTGAGCTCTACCAGCTATACTCCTCAACCGCTCGTACCGCATTTTAACAACCCCCGGGTCTTGAGAAGAGAATGGAAACGTGTCGAACTCTTCGGTAAGCTCTTCCGGGTGAACATTGTCTGCAAATGAGAGGCTCGTGTCCATGTGTTGCGGCTGTCTCGGACGCAGTCTGTAGTTCCATACACCGAGCATGAATAACCAAAGAGATATTATCGGAAGAATCATCTCTGGCAAACACACAAACGCTAAGTAGAGTACATGAACCGCTGTAGACGCTACCGGTTTCTTCCATGTGCAGATATCTTGAAACCATTCTCCGGTACCGAGTAAACCGGAGAAAACCGATCTCAACCGGTAGAGATTCGCTCTGCTTTTCCGAATGCTCCAGAAATGAGAGTTCAAATCGGTTATGTACTCTATCACTTCTTTCCTAAGTGGTGGCTCGGCTCTGCTTAGCCGAGCCGCCACTAGGTTAACCGCGTGCTCCCTGAGAATCTCCTGCTGCACGACTTTCAACGGTCTTACGTAATGCATTTTGGGAAGAAGTGGTTTCCAGTAATGGAGAAGCATCTGAAACATAGAAGTACATGTAAACCGAATCGCCAAATGCAGTTCACCCATGTTCTTGACCCCAGAAGGTCGAAGTACGAGAAGCGGGTGCGAGTTAGTGTAGAGTCTTCCTGATTCGAGAGTCGAGATTCTAACTCTAACTTTCCCTATCTTCCCATCTTT is from Brassica napus cultivar Da-Ae chromosome A4, Da-Ae, whole genome shotgun sequence and encodes:
- the LOC106445006 gene encoding AT-hook motif nuclear-localized protein 11-like, producing MDRREAMGSYYIQRGMPGPGPPPPPSQTQQPFQGSQGFHHFSNPNYQTQGGGSTGFVSPPLQMESSPVDSSAVAPPPPPTSGETSLKRKRGRPRKYGQDGSVSLALSPSVGSSMSPNSNKRGRGRPPGSGKKPRLASIGDLMPSSSGISFTPHVIVVSVGEDIASKVLSFSQQGPRAICVLSVIGAVSTATLIQPAPSHGAITYEGRFELVSLSLSYLNSNDNDYSNRTGNLAVSLASSDGRVIGGGIGGPLIAASHVQVIVGSFLWAVPKGKIKKRDEDVQDTDALENNNDNTAAPASPPVPQSLVQTPVGMWSTGSRSMDMHHAHMDIDLMRG